The following nucleotide sequence is from Brassica napus cultivar Da-Ae unplaced genomic scaffold, Da-Ae ScsIHWf_3051;HRSCAF=3852, whole genome shotgun sequence.
CGATCTATCTTCCTTCAGAAGCAAACTCCTAAAAGCCGAGCTCAAAGCAGAGCATGTCACCAGTGAAGCTTTCAACAGATTCAAAGCCTAATTTTTCAAAGTAACAGAGAAAATCACAGTATTGTCTTCTTAACTGGCcaagaaagaaaggaaaaggGTTTAGTTAGTTATATATACCTCTGCACTGCTGATGCTAATTACTTGCACCTCCATATCATCTGCTTGACCCTTCAACTTCTTCAGTATACTAAATGTTGAGTTAGACTTCTTAGCTGTAACGATCAGATCATCTGTCACAGTAAACTTTGTCCCTCTCTTCACAAACCCAGTACCATCTGTCATCTGATTTTGGATCCACAAAAGTCATGGGACGGCTACTATATGTTAGTCAAACTGAAGCTCTCAGATAAATagtaatatatgtaattatatatatgataattaagaatataaacataatttattttattgatatgatcttcatatttaaaatgttgattttagtaaattaatattttatttcaagtAGAAAGTTATGtttcatttttatcaaattaaataaaacaaaactttaacctttttaaaaatatatatatatatgtgctactatttagttatttataatattatggattacaaattttattatttttattgtataaaactattataatgaTTGACTtaatatgtttactaatgttttatatagtaatagaaaaaaaaaagaaaaaaaactatttgaaatatgttcaattatataaaattcaatATCTAGTCAAATTAGTAAAATAgcttaaaagatatataaatttatgtttttttgtataaaaccgaataaacaaaaaatcGACAGTATATAAACTGAACCAAACTAAATTGGTTTTAGTATAGTAGATACTTTTTAGAAACTGAAATactgaaaaaccaaaaaaaatggaACCAAACCGGACCCCTAGTATTTgtgcaaaaaatattaaaagaggGACGCCAACTTAATTTCCACACAAATGAATTCTGGAGCAGAGAAAAGAACTCTATGGGCTTACCACTTTCACTGGACTCTTTAGCCCTCGGGAACAGACAGCCCGTTGAGTGTCGACGCCGTTTTGCCTGGAGCTCCGTTCTTGTCATGTAGAGCACTAGTCTTCAACTCTCCCTTGTCTCTCTCAAGGCCAGAAGAAATGGTTGCTCACCGCTTATTACCTTCAAGAATCCTCCTTTGCTCCCGCGTTAAAACTACCCCTCACACTCGACTTAAACCTCTCAAAACCTTGTCAACATCTCCCGAATCCGAAACAACCCCATCCTCCTCTGATCCATACTTGGTGGACAAACTATGTTTCAGTTTAAACCAAgctaataacaacaacaactcaGCGACAGCGGCTTCTCTGCGTAACCACCTGATTCGACTAAACCCTCTATCCGTCGTCGAGGTTCTGTACCGTTGCCGCGACGACTTAACTCTAGCTCAAAGGTTCATCCAACAATTAAGTTTACACCTTCCCAATTTCAAGCACACGTCTTTCTCTCTAAGCGCAATCATCCATATCCTAGTAAGGAGCGGAAGGCTATCCGATGCGCAGAGCTGTCTTCTCAGGATGATTAGGAGAAGTGGCGTCTCCAGAGCAGAGGTTGTGAGCTCATTGGTTTCCACTTACAGTAACTGTGCCTCCAATGATTCCGTTTTCGATTTGTTGATTAGGACTTACGTTCAGGCTAGAAAGCTAAGAGAAGCTCACGAGGCTTTCACATTGCTGAGAAGCAAAGGCTACACGGTCTCTATAGATGCGTGCAACGCTCTTTTAGGAAGCTTGGTGAGGCTCGGGTGGGTTGAATTGGCTTGGGGTGTTTATCACGACATTTCTCCGAGTGGAATTAATGTCTACACTCTCAATATAATGGTTAATGCGTTGTGCAAAGACGGTCAAATGGATAAAGTCGGATCCTTTTTATCGCAAGTGCAAGAGAAGATGGGTGTTTATCCTGATATCGTTACCTACAACACGTTGATTAGCGCTTACTCTAGTAAAGGCTTTATGGAAGAGGCGTTTGAGTTGATGGACGCTATGCCCAGCAAAGGGTTTAGTCCTGGTGTTTATACTTACAACACTGTGATTAATGGTCTCTGTAAGCATCGGAGATACGAGAGAGCTAAGGAGGTTTTCGCTGAGATGTTGGAATCTGGTTTGAGTCCTGACTCTACTACGTATAGATCGTTGCTGATGGAGGCTTGTAAGAAGGGAGACGCGGTTGAGGTAGAAGAGATTTTCAGTGATATGAGGTGTAGGGATGTTGTTCCTGATTTGGTTTGCTTTAGCTCGGTGATGAGTCTTTTCGCTAGGAGTGGAGATTTAGACAAGGCGTTAGTGTTTTTCGATTTTGTCAAGGATGCTGGTTTGGTTCCTGATAACGTGATCTACACAGTTCTTATCCAAGGGTATTGTAAGAAAGGTATGATCTCCGAAGCTATGGATTTGAGAAACGAAATGCTTCGGCGTGGTTGTTGTATGGATGTTGTTGCCTACAACACCATTTTGCACGGCTTATGCAAACGGAAGATGTTGGGTGATGCGGATAAGCTCTTCAGAGAGATGACAGAAAGGGGTTTGTTTCCAGACTCCTACACTCTAACCATACTTATCGATGGACACTGTAAGCTCGGGAACCTGCAGAACGCAATGGAGCTTTtcaagaagatgaaagaaaagagGATCAGACTCGACGTTGTGACGTACAACACGCTGTTAGATGGGTTTGGTAAAGTAGGCGATATCGATACAGCGAAAGAGATATGGACAGATATGGTATCAAGAGAGATACTACCGACTCCTGTATCTTACAGCATTATGGTTAACGCGCGCTGTGCAGCAAAGGCCATCTCCCTGAAGCGTTTCGGGTATGGGATGAGATGATGAGTAAAGGTGTGAAGCCAACGGTCATGATTTGTAACTCTATGATAAAGGGCTATTGCCGGTCTGGTAATGCCTCGGATGGAGAAAGCTTTTTGGACAAGTTGGTCTCTGAAGGTTTTGTGCCGGATATCATCACTTACAACACGTTGATATACGGTTATGTTAGAGAAGAAAACATGAGTAGAGCTTTTGGTTtggtgaagaagatggaggaggAGAAGCAAGGGGGAGGATTACTAGTGCCTGATGTGTTTACGTACAATTCGATCTTACATGGGTTTTGTAGACAGAATCAGATGAAAGAAGCTGAGGCTGTGTTGAGGAAGATGATTGAGAGAGGTGTGAATCCTGACAAGTCAACGTATACTGCTCTGATAAATGGATTTGTTTCTCAAGATAACTTAACGGAGGCGTTTCGGTTTCACGATGAGATGTTGCAGAGAGGATTCTCCCCTGATGATCAATTCTGATGCTCAATTCCTGTTGTGGTTTACTGCTGCAAGTTGCAACTCACGTAAGCTGAGGAAGGGGACCACTGGAGACAATACACATTCCATTACTACTCTCCTCTCACTTTCTTCCGAGTCAAGACAGAGAAATGAGACAGAGTAAGGTGTCTGAACGTGGCAACTGATTATAAATGCATTCTTTCTGTTTTTGGACAAACTCTCACTAGTATACACCAACGTCTCCTCTTGTTCACAATTGAAAGAGAAAAAGGACAAACTGCATTGAATTTGTTCAATAATTCAAGATCTTAATTAATACATATTGTAAATGATTCTACATGTGAAAACTTATCTCACCAAACTTGCCACTAACAAACAAAGCGAAGGACACAAGAATTTAATACAAACACAGAGACTTccaaaaattctattaaaagaaaaCACGAAACTACTTCTTGCCTTGTTCATCAACAACAGCGGCAGCTTTTATCACGACAATATCTGATTTGCCATTAGCACATTCCTCAGGAACCACTGCCATTGACCGCCTATTACCGCATATTGTCCAAAGGTATAACGCTAACATCGCTCCTAGACTTCCACAAACCGCACCCAGAACCAATGCACCAAGCATTCTCCAAACACACTTGCTCTTCTTCCCCTTCACTTCCACCGTCTTCACCTCCTCCTTAACAGTCTTGGAAACTGCGTTTGGATCAAGCGGCTGCGAGTGAATCCTCATCGAGGGATGTCTCATCCCAAAGCTCCATGAGTGGAGATAATGTGGCTTGGAAGAGTTTCCATTAGAAGAGGTCAAACCCACCATGAAGTTCTTTCCTTTCCATAGCTTAGCCAAGTCTACTGAGTAAGACACGAATGGATCTACAGGCTTTAAGGCAGTAGAAACACTCAAACGAACCTCTACTCTCTTTGAGCTCGCCTCGTAATCAATCCAGCAATTCAATCTCTTCTCTCCGTTGAAATGGCCATCAAAAGATGATAAGTTTCTAATTTTAGCAGATTCAGGTCTACCAACTAAGATCCCCACACGGTTTCCTCTCTTGGAGATACCAAACTCAACAGCAACAATCTCCTTTTTCAATAAGAAACCTAGACCTGAGGAAGCGTTATCCTTCCTACCAAACAGCCTAAGATCCAAACCACTTGGAACCATTACAAAAGCCAGGACACTCCCAATCTCTTTGGAGGGCATGGTGAAGGAGAAACTAGTCGAGAGTGAACCTGGAAAGCTTCTCCCTTTAGTAGTACCTTGGAAGAGTTTGATGGGTTTCATGTAAATGACTCGCCCTTGGCTCCGACTCACTGAGCCAGTCAGCTGAATCGACGAACCTCCACCACCAACGAGCTTCGAATCTCCAAACAGAGCAATATTCTTGTCAAAGCTCGGAGATTTCGCAAACCCATCAAAGGAAAACGAGGAATTTGCATCTGCGGCAGCAGCCATAGTTTCGAAGCTGATGACCAGCAGAAAAGCTAGGGTTTTGAAAACCGCCATAGC
It contains:
- the LOC106433788 gene encoding L-type lectin-domain containing receptor kinase VIII.2-like encodes the protein MAVFKTLAFLLVISFETMAAAADANSSFSFDGFAKSPSFDKNIALFGDSKLVGGGGSSIQLTGSVSRSQGRVIYMKPIKLFQGTTKGRSFPGSLSTSFSFTMPSKEIGSVLAFVMVPSGLDLRLFGRKDNASSGLGFLLKKEIVAVEFGISKRGNRVGILVGRPESAKIRNLSSFDGHFNGEKRLNCWIDYEASSKRVEVRLSVSTALKPVDPFVSYSVDLAKLWKGKNFMVGLTSSNGNSSKPHYLHSWSFGMRHPSMRIHSQPLDPNAVSKTVKEEVKTVEVKGKKSKCVWRMLGALVLGAVCGSLGAMLALYLWTICGNRRSMAVVPEECANGKSDIVVIKAAAVVDEQGKK